The Lolium rigidum isolate FL_2022 chromosome 1, APGP_CSIRO_Lrig_0.1, whole genome shotgun sequence region gcatcactattagcattaaacattttactcgtatccaacatcaatcaacttatttgaaataactctcagagataaaaatcaatatggaccagagagctaatcatacatgaataaagcaaactaacaagctctggaaaaaaataaaaatagaaaagcaaAGCTAAACGAAGTACtaaaaaactagaacactcgcagaacaataacattgaaaactagagcgttcttatgcaattaaaacggagcgggtccttccccaaaacaaatatgctgggatccaaccttattgtacaacaaacaaaacaaaacaaaaaaaataaagacgctccaagaacaacatatagcgtatgaaacaataaaaatatagcgcatagaaagatgacatgttgctttgttgatgaagaggggatgccttgggcatcatcaagctttgacgcttgtacctcttgaatatttttgGGGAGCAGGGGCATCctgaagcttgagcttttgtccattcttcatctcatcacatcattcttctctccctacacttgaaaacttccttcatacaaaacttaacacaattctttattagcaacattagtacaatcaaaataaaaaaatccacttgggttcagttataACATATATCAACCATCTATTAaagattagctactgtagcaactcttcaaaaagctctttgatcacgaGAACTAAAAAAAGATTTAAGAggcaatgcaaatagtgcagaaatctattAAAACATAACAACATGTAAAGATTGAGTTTTAcggaaatcttccgttgctcatctcgaaaagtggtaaactaacgaaagttagatataaacctggggcatatgcataaaaaattacAGCTCAAAACTACGTACCGGCTATTTATacaaatttttatggtaacatctCAGAATATGTTTCTGGACAACAACTtctccaaatcttactttctattTGAGGTTATTCTTGgcaaaaaacgaaataaaaatgataaggagaagtTATTATAGAGGCAATAACTTCTGAGACtctacaaaaagaaaaaatacagaaattaaacatgggttgtctcccataagcgcttttctttaacgtctttcagctaggcgcaaaaagtatttgcatcaagtattatcaagagaagaagcatcaacatcataattttttctaataatagagtcataaggtgaattctttcttttttgagggaagtgttccatacctttcttgagtggaaattgatatttaataatcccatctctcatatcaataacagcactaacagttctaagaaacggtcttcccaaaataattgtataagaagcattgcattcaatccaaaacaacaaaatcaacggggactaggttattattaaccataataagaacattattaactctccccaaaggtttctttttagcaataTCAGCATGGTGAACATctaaataacattgttccaacgatgacaattcaagcatatcatagatttttctagacataacagaaatacttgcaccaagatcacataaatcattgcaatcaaaaccatatattttcatcttaatgatgggctcccagccaccctttaactttttaggaatagaagcttcacgttttaatttctcttctctaatttgcatgagagcatttgtagtATGCTTCGTAAAAacaatatttatagcactagcattgggacttctagcaacttTTTGTTAAAAAattattacttcagagatattgcaatcctCAAAATTAAAGTCTTTTTTTTATCAAAGGTGAAGGGACTATTGTCTCCCATAttacgaaaaatttcagcacacttatcaggagcagtttcagcggttttaggaaATTTTGTAGAACGagcggggacttttcctacaccaattattttagcaTTAATATTAGGAGAGTGGCTAATAGTTTAAACTTCATTACTACAGGTGTTGGTGATGGTACAAATTTTAGTTAAATTATTGtttctagcaattttatcttctctttcccacctagcatgcaattccgccaacatcctaacattttcatcaattctaacttgaatgtcaTTCAAAgttttgatttctttaaaataagGGGGCATAGATTTCAATTTAAGaaattcaacatcatgagcagggctatcaactttagaagcaagaataccaATTTTGccgaacttttcctcaacagttttattgaaagcagtttgtttactaataaaatccttaagcatgacttcaagatcagaggatgATAACAATTggccataagcattaccattattagaaggatatgacctataATTGTTgccaccaaaattattcctataagcattgttgttaaaattgttGTTTCTAATGAAATTCAAATCAACATGcttttcttgagcaaccaaagaagctaacggaatattatttggatcaacatgagctttaccatcaacaagcatagacatactaGTATCAATTTtagcactcaaggaggaggattcttcgataAAATTTACCTTCGTACCTTGTGGAGTTTTCTCGGTGTGCCATTCGGAAtagtttatcatcatatcatcaagaagatttgttgcaGCCCcccaagtaatggacataaaggtacctccagcagctgaatccagaagatttcttgaaaaaaaaaattaatcctGTGTAAaatgtttggatgatcatccaagtagttagtccatgagtgggacaattctttgccaaagatttcattctttcccaagattgagcaacatgttcattatcatattgtctaaatttcattatgtcactacgcaaggatataatcttagcaggaggataatattttccaataaaagcatctttgcatttaccccaagaatcaatactgtttctaggcaaagatagcaacaacAATCTTATTGAGGTTATTACTCCGCAGCGTGTCTATGCAACAACAATTTaatttttataatgtcaccatatacatccttatatttttgcatgtcacaaagttcaacaaaattattaaggtgagcatcagcatcatcagtactaacaccagaaaattgctctttcataacaagatttaacaatccagtattaatttcatagaaagctgctctaagagcaggtggagcaataggtgtgcatataaaatcattattattggtactAGTAAAGTCACATAACTtggtgttttcagcagaacccattttagcaaaataaaaatagaacaacggaAATAAAAACTAtaatagcaactaattttttgtgtgtttttgatataaagaaacaagcaagataaagtaaagtaaactaagcaaaactataacaaagtaaagagattggagatgagagactccccttgtacaaatcctctttctccccgtcaACGGCGACagaaaaatcttgatggtgctccaggtacgacgccagacaatcttggtgccggttgtggaagcggttgggaaaccccaagaggaaggtgtgatgagcacaacataaattttccctcagtaagaaaccaaagtttaattgaccagtaggagaaaggcgtgacttatgAAGgttttgctagctgactagtggcagggcgcactactggcatcagcaacaacgtggaacctgcacacaacacaaccaaaatactttgtccctactaacagtgaggttgtcaatctcaccgattttgctgaacacaaaataTTAAATGTAtcaagtggaaggagatgtttgcagtaattaaagagaacaatgtttgcgaaaagtaaacagaacatgattgcaatgattgaatttatcagtgtaaagaaaaggaccggggtccacagttcactagaggtgtctctccattaagataatagcatgttgggtgaacaaattacagctggtcaattgacaaaatatcgaccatacatgacaagataattactatgagattcgtttgggcattacaacattatacatagaccgtaatccaactgcgtctatgactaaaaattcaccttccggttagcgtccgcacccctttcagtattaagttgcaagcaacatataattgcattaagcactgtgtgtaatgtaaacagtaGAATTACCATcgaataaaacattgttgttttctccctagtagcaacataacatctacaatcttagaagttattgtcactcttccagaaaactaaggGCATgaccccactatcgagcataaatactcccttttggagtcacaagtatctactTCGCCAGAGTTTCtagtagcaacagagagcatgcaagatcacaaataacatatgaaatgAATATGTAattgacctcaacatagtattcaatattcatcggatcccaggaaacacaacatgtagcatcataaagatgatcttgatcatgtagagaagctcacaagatctaaacatgaggcacaaattggagaaggcaaccatctagctactaatatggacccatagtccagggatgaactactcatgcatcacttcagagtcgggcatggtgatgtagatgcctccggcgatgatttccccctccgacagggtgccgggaagaacttcagaaccatcccgagatgggttctgcgatggcggccgcgacgggacTTTTCGTGGATAGAGACTCGGGTGtctggggttttcccgagatcgtaaaTAAATAGGCAGAGagacgatgtcggtggaggccaggttgGCCCacgccacccctaggcgcgggccagggtcaGGTCGCGCCTAAGGctggcgtggccgccctgctaccccccttcgactcccctctggactcagtCTTCGTTACggagaaatattgacttcggcttttgtcccATCCAATTTCGAGAATTTTTCCTGTACCacttttctgaaacaaaaaacaacagaaaataggaaactagcactatggcatcttgtcaataggttagtgccagaaaatgtataaaagtctaACGAAGTGTATGTAAATCATAGTGGAAttaatgtaaaacaagcatgaaacataaaaattatagatacgtttacgaCGTATCAGGGGCCAGCCGTATGTAAAAGCTGGTCAAGTGCTTTTaaaaatacatgtatttgacaTCATAGATTTGAAATGGCATCACAAACTTTAAGTCTTGGCTCCGCCGATGACGGTGGGACCTACCGACGGAGGGGTAGCGCAGACCAACATAGAGTCAGGGACCTCCTTGCCGCCAGGAAAGTCCCTAGAAGATTAGAAATTTAGCATGACAAAATGTGTGCATCGTAAGCACATCCACGCAACATGCATCGGCTGGTCATGCTAACGGTGCAAAATGCTTGGGCTCCATGGAGTACCTGGCAGGCACCCGATCCAGATCTGGATCAAAGACGAGTATAGACGAGTGCAGGTGGCAACGCCACATCTCCGAGAGGAACAAGGGGGCTGGCGGAGTGATGCGCAGCTGCCTGAACGACGGGAAAGAGAGGACGCGAGGCAGGGGAGCCATCGGCGGGGAGGGAGCATGGTGCGGTAGCCTTGCCTGGAAGTTCGATGATAGAGTTCTAGCTTTAGTCCATGTTTTTTTCCTTAAACTATAGTTACAACTAATCCACGATCAATTGCTAACTAATCTCAATTGCCACCCATATGTCCACTCGCTTTAGTGTCTGAACGTGAGATCCCGTGATCCGCTAATCGTCTGCAAGCTCGTACTCCTACTAGTTAATCATTTAGTGTTCATGTCTTACCAGTTGACCGAGCTAATCATTTAGGAGTAGTTAACTTTAATTTCTGCCAATAATTTTAtttgaaaatacaaataaaattgCATGATTTCAAATTCTACCAATTATTACCGACAAATATTTTCAGCGAGATTTCATTTAACTAAGAAACATTGTAGTGGACGTTCACATAATTTTCAAGCAGTAATTTAATTAAAGGAACTCAAAGTGATTCCTAGCATGTAGCTCATTTTTGTACTAATTCCTAGCAAGCCCAAATATTTGACATGCATATGTTCACTGAAATGAACCTAGATACATGCGAAACTTAGATAAATCTGGACATGTAATTCAGGAAAGAGGAAGTACCCAATTTAATAGTTATTCGAGTTAATTTCCACGCCAAAAAAGGGCGCCGGTGAAAAACAAACAATAATTTGATAATAATTAAATAAAGTGGTAAGCATTATGGGCAAAGCCAAACAGAAGAACAAAAGTTGTGTGTGCGTTCCTTTTTTGCTGTCCATTGGTTGCTTGTGAGTTCACCGAAGAATCCAATCTTCTTCAAATCACAACCGGCAGACTAATTAGCATGACAAAAGGTAGCACCGTAAGCTAGCACATGCATGCAATGCAACATGCATCTGCTGGTCATGCTAACGGTGCAAAAAGCTTGGGGCCATGCGCGCGGAACACGGTTCTAAAGCGCACGCGGCCTATAAAACGACACGTACGCGCGCGCCCCCACTCTCCATCGTCACGTCGCCGTCCATCGACACAACTGCACGGCAGTACCACCAACACAGTTTGTATTGGTCGCCGTCCCCGTCGCCGTCCATGATCAGGACCTGCCTCCACGAGCTCTGCGACACATTCTGCTCCTGCCTACTCCCCCCGTCCTCTCCTCGCCTCGCTCCATCCCCACCCATGGCCTCCGACGAGTCCAGCGTAACCATCACCCACCGCACCGTGGAGCTCCACACCGGCGTTCACCTCCATGTCGCCGAGGCCGGCCCGGCCTCCGGCGCGCCCACGGTCCTGCTCCTCCACGGCTTCCCGGAGCTGTGGTACACGTGGCGGCACCAGATGCGCGCGTTGGCTGCCGCGGGCTACCGCGCCGTGGCGCCCGACATGCGCGGGTACGGCGGCTCCGATGCCCCGCCCTCCTCGGAGCAGTACACGGCGCTGCATATCGTCGGCGACCTCGTGGCGCTCGTCGACTCGCTCGGAGAGAAGCAGGTGTTCGTGGTGGCGCACGACTGGGGCGCCGTGATGGCGTGGCACCTGTGCATGCTCCGGCCGGACAGGGTGAGGGCGCTGGTCGCCCTCAGCGTCGCGTTCACTCCCCGCAGTCCGGCGAGGAGGCCCGTCGACGGGCTGAAGGCTCTCTTCGGCGACGAGTACTACATCTGCCGCATCCAGGTACCTACCATGCCACCAGACTCTTGCTGCTTCTGTATTCTTGCCATGCTTCGATTCTAGTAGTAGCAGCTCTTGGCCTAGTTGAGTTGTTTCATGGATGTCTCACTTCTCTTGTGTTCTTGCCATGTGACATCACTTTTACTTTCTCGTGGAAAGCCTGCAAACACAATGTGGAACCACGGACCAGGACGCTATGATTAAAGCGTTGTTCGTTAACTCTGTACTAGGAATTGGTTAGGACAAATTGAGTAAAAGCAAGGCTTCAATTCCATTTCTTGGCCGAGTGAGTTGAGATGTGTGGGATGGAAAGGGTATTGTCTCACGTCAAATTTCTAAatgcattcaaatttagacaaatcttcgaTATATTTTTTAAAATGTAGAGAGTATTTTTTTCCATGGAAGTTAAGCCAACATAGTACATAGTGCTTAGCGCAAAATCTCAATTAAACATAGCACCTAGGTGGTCGATTTTGTAGGACTAGTTATCTGGATTAGCATATATCCATCCAGAAATAAATGTCATAGATTTATCTAGATTCGCATATATCCATTCAGAAATCAATGTCGCAGATTTATCTAGATTAGCGTATATCCATTCATAAATAAATGACGTAGATTTATCTAGATTCACATATATCCATTAATACATACACATTTTAGTACGTAGACTGGCATATATCCATTAATCCATGCAAATCTAGATAAATCTGTGACACTTATTTCCAAATAGAGGAAATACAAAGCAATAGGATAATAACTCGCCATAAAAAGCTAACAAGCACACGGATACACACCATTTGATACCTATAATGAATATATCATAGGTAGTATTATGCATTTTATGCACGCAAAAAAGCTGATATATCACTTCAATTAATGACAAGAGAGATTGCAGTGGTACCATACGTAGATACGGTATCATAACACCtaagaacaaaacaaaaaatcaaataaatcttgtacacatatttgcattgggatactacaaatcaataaatataaGAGAAGTACTACtactatgatactactacatgacacCTTGCATTGTACATGTAGTATCATACACTAATATTATATGATACTGCTATATGATACTGactattgtgactagtctaagactCTTGGTGCAATACAACCGTGTAGTAATTATTGCTTTGATCGTGTATCCGAC contains the following coding sequences:
- the LOC124676245 gene encoding epoxide hydrolase A-like → MIRTCLHELCDTFCSCLLPPSSPRLAPSPPMASDESSVTITHRTVELHTGVHLHVAEAGPASGAPTVLLLHGFPELWYTWRHQMRALAAAGYRAVAPDMRGYGGSDAPPSSEQYTALHIVGDLVALVDSLGEKQVFVVAHDWGAVMAWHLCMLRPDRVRALVALSVAFTPRSPARRPVDGLKALFGDEYYICRIQEPGAIESEFARLGTEQVLRKFFAYRTPGPLFMPKGGWGSPDDEVPLPSWITEEDIKYYTSQFDKTGFTGGLNYYRALNKTWELTSPWTGDHIKVPTKFIVGDLDLTYHTAGIQDFIHKGGLKKCVPLLDDVVVMKDVGHFINEEKPEEVSAHILSFIQKFN